A single region of the Winslowiella toletana genome encodes:
- a CDS encoding ABC transporter substrate-binding protein has product MKYLWNRITLLIAALALTHNVLAAPFIVEDVSGRKVEIKSEVKRVILGEGRQIYLLAAFDTDAPFKRVVGWRDDLPKADFDSYQIYAKKYPQITALPTFGGAKDGSFNVEQALTLKPDLVLMNLESKAAIDEGKLIEKLDRLGIPVVFIDFREKPFENAEKSIHILGQLLNKPERAKEIIDFRQQQIDLVINRLKDYHGPRPKVMIDRAGGYDDECCMSFGNENFGRMVEVAGGDNIAKNLIPGTFGTLNPEQIISARPDVVVVTGANWKNYNTANGWVGVGPGADLTVARQRLQALMQRSAFKTLPVASNGNAHAIWHQFYDSPYQFVAIQALAKWMHPELFKDIDPDATFRTFHQRFLPVDYQPGYWVTLPAK; this is encoded by the coding sequence ATGAAATACCTGTGGAATCGAATCACGCTGTTAATTGCCGCGCTGGCGTTAACGCACAACGTGCTGGCCGCCCCCTTTATTGTCGAGGACGTCAGCGGGCGCAAAGTTGAAATCAAATCCGAAGTTAAACGCGTTATTTTAGGCGAAGGGCGTCAGATCTATCTGCTGGCGGCCTTCGACACCGATGCGCCGTTTAAACGCGTCGTCGGCTGGCGTGATGATTTGCCTAAGGCCGACTTCGACAGCTATCAAATCTATGCCAAAAAGTATCCGCAAATCACTGCGCTGCCGACGTTTGGCGGCGCAAAAGATGGCAGTTTTAATGTTGAGCAGGCGCTGACGCTGAAACCCGATCTGGTGCTGATGAATCTCGAATCGAAAGCCGCTATCGATGAGGGTAAGTTAATCGAAAAACTGGACCGTCTGGGCATTCCGGTGGTGTTTATCGACTTTCGTGAAAAGCCGTTTGAAAATGCCGAAAAAAGTATTCATATCCTCGGCCAGCTGTTGAACAAACCCGAGCGGGCCAAAGAGATTATCGATTTTCGCCAGCAGCAGATCGACCTGGTGATTAATCGCCTGAAGGATTACCACGGCCCACGACCTAAAGTGATGATTGACCGTGCCGGTGGTTACGATGATGAGTGCTGCATGTCGTTCGGCAATGAAAACTTTGGCCGCATGGTTGAAGTGGCGGGTGGTGATAATATCGCTAAAAATCTGATTCCTGGCACCTTTGGTACGCTGAATCCGGAGCAGATTATCAGCGCGCGTCCTGATGTAGTGGTAGTAACCGGTGCCAACTGGAAAAACTATAACACCGCCAATGGTTGGGTTGGCGTAGGGCCGGGGGCTGATTTGACGGTCGCACGCCAGCGCTTGCAGGCGCTGATGCAGCGTTCGGCATTTAAAACGCTACCGGTTGCCAGCAATGGTAATGCCCACGCTATCTGGCATCAGTTTTATGACAGCCCGTATCAGTTTGTTGCGATACAGGCGCTGGCTAAATGGATGCATCCTGAGCTGTTTAAAGATATCGATCCGGATGCGACTTTCCGCACCTTCCATCAGCGTTTCCTGCCAGTAGATTATCAGCCAGGCTACTGGGTGACCCTGCCAGCGAAATAA
- the lpxB gene encoding lipid-A-disaccharide synthase has product MLKRPLTIALVAGETSGDILGAGLIRALKEKHPDAHFVGVAGPLMQAEGCEAWYEMEELAVMGIVEVVGRLRRLLKIRRDLTRRFSALRPDVFVGIDAPDFNITLEGRLKQRGIRTIHYVSPSVWAWRQKRVFKIGRSTDLVLAFLPFEKAFYDRFNVPCRFIGHTMADAMPLQPDKLAARQTLGIREDARCLALLPGSRGAEVEMLSADFLKTAQLLRNKWPDLEIVVPLVNAKRREQFERIKAEVAPDLPMHLLDGHGREAMVASDAALLASGTAALECMLAKCPMVVGYRMKPVTFWLAERLVKTDYVSLPNLLAGRELVPELLQDECQPEKLAAALEPLLSGGEKRDALLATFHELHHQIRWNADQQAAEAVLELANV; this is encoded by the coding sequence ATGCTAAAGCGTCCTTTAACGATTGCCCTTGTCGCCGGAGAAACCTCCGGCGATATTCTTGGTGCCGGATTGATCCGCGCGCTGAAAGAAAAACATCCTGACGCCCATTTCGTCGGCGTGGCTGGCCCGTTGATGCAGGCGGAAGGCTGTGAAGCCTGGTATGAAATGGAAGAGCTGGCGGTGATGGGCATCGTCGAGGTGGTAGGGCGTCTGCGCCGTCTGCTAAAGATCCGTCGCGATCTGACCCGGCGCTTTAGCGCATTGCGGCCTGATGTGTTTGTCGGCATCGATGCGCCTGACTTTAACATCACCCTTGAAGGGCGGCTAAAGCAGCGCGGAATCCGCACTATTCATTACGTCAGCCCGTCAGTCTGGGCGTGGCGACAAAAACGGGTTTTCAAAATCGGCAGATCAACCGACCTGGTGCTGGCATTTCTGCCATTTGAAAAAGCGTTTTATGACCGTTTTAATGTTCCTTGCCGCTTTATTGGCCATACCATGGCCGATGCGATGCCGTTGCAGCCGGATAAGCTTGCCGCACGTCAGACGCTGGGTATACGCGAGGATGCACGTTGTCTGGCGCTGCTGCCAGGCAGTCGCGGGGCGGAAGTGGAGATGCTTAGCGCCGATTTCCTGAAAACCGCGCAGTTACTGCGTAATAAGTGGCCGGATCTGGAAATTGTGGTGCCGCTGGTGAATGCTAAGCGTCGCGAACAGTTCGAGCGTATCAAAGCGGAAGTGGCCCCGGACTTGCCGATGCATTTGCTGGATGGTCATGGCCGTGAAGCTATGGTTGCCAGCGATGCTGCTCTGCTGGCATCGGGTACTGCGGCGCTGGAGTGTATGCTGGCGAAATGCCCGATGGTAGTAGGCTATCGCATGAAGCCGGTGACTTTCTGGCTGGCCGAACGGCTGGTGAAAACCGATTATGTCTCGTTGCCGAATTTGCTGGCCGGGCGTGAGCTGGTACCTGAACTGCTGCAGGATGAGTGTCAGCCAGAGAAACTGGCTGCAGCGCTGGAGCCGTTGCTGTCTGGCGGTGAAAAGCGTGATGCGCTGCTGGCGACCTTCCACGAGCTGCATCATCAAATCCGCTGGAATGCGGACCAACAAGCGGCAGAAGCCGTGCTGGAGTTGGCCAATGTCTGA
- the fabZ gene encoding 3-hydroxyacyl-ACP dehydratase FabZ, which yields MTTETHTLKIEEILELLPHRYPFLLVDRVLDFEEHKYLRAVKNVSVNEPFFQGHFPGKPIFPGVLILEAMAQATGILAFKSVGKLEPGELYYFAGIDEARFKRPVVPGDQMIMEVTFEKTRRGLTRFKGVATVDGKIVCEATMMCARSREA from the coding sequence TTGACTACTGAAACTCATACTCTGAAGATTGAAGAGATTTTAGAGCTGCTGCCGCACCGTTATCCTTTTTTGCTGGTAGATCGCGTACTGGATTTTGAAGAGCACAAGTATCTGCGTGCTGTGAAGAACGTATCTGTCAATGAACCGTTTTTCCAGGGGCATTTCCCTGGCAAGCCGATTTTTCCGGGCGTATTGATTCTGGAAGCGATGGCGCAGGCGACCGGTATTCTGGCGTTTAAAAGCGTTGGTAAACTGGAACCTGGCGAACTGTACTATTTTGCAGGCATCGACGAAGCACGCTTCAAACGCCCTGTGGTACCTGGCGATCAGATGATCATGGAAGTCACGTTCGAAAAAACCCGCCGTGGTCTGACGCGTTTTAAAGGCGTGGCAACCGTTGACGGTAAAATTGTCTGCGAAGCAACAATGATGTGTGCCCGCAGCCGGGAGGCATAA
- the accA gene encoding acetyl-CoA carboxylase carboxyl transferase subunit alpha, whose amino-acid sequence MSLNYLDFEQPIAELEAKIDSLTAVSRQDEKLDINLDEEVHRLREKSVELTRKIFSDLGAWQIAQLARHPLRPYTLDYVRNVFTDFDELAGDRAYADDKAIVGGIARLDGRPVMIIGHQKGRETKEKIRRNFGMPAPEGYRKALRLMEMAERFKMPIITFIDTPGAYPGVGAEERGQSEAIARNLREMSGLKVPVICTVIGEGGSGGALAIGVGDKVNMLQYSTYSVISPEGCASILWKSADKAPLAAEAMGIIAPRLKELKLIDTVIPEPLGAAHRNPLAVAESLKAQLLEDLADLDVLSTEELLNRRYQRLMSYGYA is encoded by the coding sequence ATGAGTCTTAATTACCTGGATTTCGAACAGCCAATCGCAGAACTGGAAGCGAAGATTGATTCGCTTACTGCGGTTAGCCGTCAGGATGAAAAACTGGATATTAATCTGGATGAAGAAGTGCACCGTCTGCGCGAGAAAAGCGTTGAGCTGACACGTAAGATCTTCTCAGATTTGGGTGCCTGGCAGATCGCGCAGTTAGCGCGTCATCCGCTGCGTCCCTACACGCTGGACTATGTCCGTAACGTGTTTACCGACTTTGACGAGTTGGCAGGCGATCGCGCTTACGCCGATGATAAAGCGATTGTTGGCGGTATTGCTCGTCTGGACGGTCGTCCGGTGATGATCATTGGTCATCAGAAAGGCCGCGAAACCAAAGAGAAAATTCGTCGCAACTTCGGCATGCCGGCACCAGAAGGCTATCGCAAAGCGCTGCGCCTGATGGAGATGGCTGAGCGTTTCAAGATGCCGATCATCACGTTTATCGATACCCCAGGTGCTTACCCTGGCGTCGGTGCAGAAGAGCGCGGTCAGTCTGAAGCCATTGCACGTAATCTGCGTGAAATGTCAGGTCTGAAAGTGCCGGTCATCTGTACCGTTATCGGTGAGGGGGGGTCCGGTGGCGCACTGGCAATCGGTGTTGGCGACAAAGTGAATATGTTGCAGTACAGCACCTATTCAGTGATTTCACCGGAAGGCTGTGCGTCGATCCTGTGGAAAAGTGCCGATAAAGCCCCACTGGCTGCTGAAGCGATGGGAATTATTGCCCCGCGTCTGAAAGAGCTGAAACTGATCGACACGGTAATCCCGGAACCGCTGGGTGCTGCACACCGCAATCCGCTTGCTGTTGCAGAGTCACTGAAAGCGCAGCTGCTGGAAGATCTGGCCGATCTTGACGTGCTGAGCACTGAGGAGCTGCTGAACCGTCGTTATCAGCGCCTGATGAGCTACGGTTACGCATAA
- the lpxD gene encoding UDP-3-O-(3-hydroxymyristoyl)glucosamine N-acyltransferase — MSSIRLADLAQQLDAELHGDGDIAISGIASMQSAQNGQITFLANSRYREQLATCQASAVVLTEADLEWCQSAALIVKNPYLTYARMAQLLDTTPQPASNIAPSAVIDTAAKLGNNVSVGANAVIESGVELGDNVVIGAGCFIGKNTRIGAGTRLWANVSVYHEVRIGEQCLIQSGTVIGADGFGYANDRGNWVKIPQLGTVIIGDRVEIGACTTIDRGALDNTQIGNGVIIDNQCQIAHNVVIGDNTAVAGGVIMAGSLTIGRYCMIGGASVINGHMEICDKVTVTGMGMVMRPITEPGVYSSGIPLQPNKTWRKTAALVMNIDEISKRLKAIERKVDKD; from the coding sequence ATGTCTTCAATTCGACTGGCTGATTTAGCCCAGCAGTTGGATGCAGAATTGCACGGAGATGGCGATATCGCCATCTCCGGCATTGCTTCTATGCAATCCGCCCAAAACGGTCAGATCACTTTTTTAGCAAACAGCCGCTACCGCGAGCAGCTCGCAACCTGCCAGGCTTCAGCCGTGGTGCTGACGGAAGCGGATCTGGAGTGGTGCCAAAGCGCCGCGCTGATCGTAAAGAATCCGTATCTGACTTATGCCCGTATGGCGCAACTGTTGGATACCACGCCGCAACCGGCCAGTAATATTGCACCGAGCGCGGTTATTGATACTGCTGCGAAGCTCGGTAACAACGTCTCAGTGGGCGCAAATGCGGTCATCGAATCCGGCGTTGAGCTGGGTGACAATGTGGTGATTGGTGCCGGCTGTTTTATCGGTAAAAACACCCGCATCGGTGCTGGCACACGGCTTTGGGCCAATGTTTCTGTCTATCACGAAGTACGCATCGGTGAACAATGCCTGATCCAGTCGGGGACGGTGATTGGCGCAGATGGCTTCGGATACGCTAACGATCGCGGCAATTGGGTTAAAATCCCCCAGCTTGGCACCGTGATCATCGGCGATCGGGTAGAGATAGGTGCCTGTACCACTATCGACCGTGGTGCGTTGGATAACACTCAAATCGGCAATGGTGTTATCATTGATAACCAGTGCCAGATTGCACATAACGTTGTGATTGGCGACAATACCGCAGTTGCGGGTGGCGTTATCATGGCGGGCAGCCTGACTATCGGGCGCTACTGTATGATTGGTGGCGCAAGCGTAATTAATGGTCACATGGAAATTTGTGACAAAGTTACGGTCACTGGTATGGGAATGGTGATGCGACCAATCACTGAACCTGGGGTATACTCTTCAGGAATTCCGCTGCAACCCAACAAAACCTGGCGCAAAACTGCGGCGTTGGTGATGAACATCGATGAAATAAGCAAACGCTTAAAAGCCATCGAGCGCAAAGTCGACAAAGACTAA
- the rnhB gene encoding ribonuclease HII, with protein sequence MSEFIYPLAHCIAGVDEVGRGPLVGAVVTAAVILDPARPIVGLADSKKLSEKRRLALYDEIKANALAWSLGRAEPEEIDQLNILHATMLAMQRAVAGLSLVPDYVLIDGNRCPALPMPAMAVVKGDSLVAEISAASIIAKVTRDREMAELDVEFPQYGFAQHKGYPTALHMEKLTQHGATVHHRRSFAPVRNALLDAEVRNTR encoded by the coding sequence ATGTCTGAGTTTATTTATCCACTGGCGCACTGTATCGCCGGTGTTGATGAAGTGGGGCGCGGCCCGCTGGTTGGCGCTGTAGTGACCGCTGCGGTGATCCTCGATCCGGCCAGGCCGATCGTCGGTTTAGCCGATTCGAAAAAGCTGTCAGAAAAGCGTCGGCTGGCATTGTACGATGAGATTAAAGCCAACGCGCTGGCGTGGAGTTTAGGCCGCGCCGAGCCGGAAGAGATCGACCAGCTTAATATCCTGCATGCCACCATGCTGGCGATGCAGCGTGCGGTGGCGGGTCTTTCACTGGTGCCGGATTACGTGCTGATTGACGGTAACCGCTGTCCGGCATTGCCGATGCCTGCGATGGCCGTGGTGAAAGGCGACAGCCTGGTCGCTGAAATCAGTGCTGCCTCAATCATTGCCAAAGTGACGCGTGACCGCGAGATGGCCGAGCTGGATGTGGAATTTCCGCAGTATGGTTTTGCTCAGCACAAAGGTTATCCGACCGCGCTGCATATGGAAAAACTGACGCAACACGGTGCCACCGTGCACCACCGCCGCAGTTTTGCGCCGGTGCGTAATGCGCTGCTGGATGCAGAAGTCAGAAATACACGGTAG
- the skp gene encoding molecular chaperone Skp, whose translation MKKLLCAAGLGLALAVSAGAQAADKIAVVNVSSIFQQLPQRATVAKQLENEFKGRASELQNQERDLQTKMQRLQRDGSTMKASDRSRMEKDIMTQREAFSTKAQAFEQDNRRRQSEERNKILSRIQDAVKKVADSEGYDVVIDANAVAYASNSKDITADVLKQVK comes from the coding sequence GTGAAAAAGTTGTTGTGTGCCGCAGGTCTGGGTCTTGCTTTAGCTGTTTCAGCTGGCGCTCAGGCTGCTGACAAAATTGCAGTGGTAAACGTTTCCAGCATTTTCCAACAGTTACCGCAGCGTGCGACAGTTGCGAAACAGCTTGAAAATGAATTTAAAGGCCGCGCAAGCGAACTACAGAACCAGGAGCGTGATCTGCAAACTAAAATGCAGCGTCTGCAGCGTGACGGTTCAACCATGAAGGCCAGCGATCGCAGCCGCATGGAAAAAGACATTATGACGCAGCGCGAAGCGTTCTCCACGAAAGCTCAGGCTTTCGAGCAGGATAACCGTCGCCGTCAGAGTGAAGAACGTAACAAAATCCTGAGCCGTATTCAGGATGCAGTGAAGAAAGTGGCTGACAGCGAAGGTTACGACGTTGTTATCGATGCAAACGCGGTTGCGTATGCCTCTAATTCCAAAGACATCACTGCTGATGTACTGAAACAGGTTAAATAA
- the dnaE gene encoding DNA polymerase III subunit alpha, with the protein MAEPRFIHLRVHSDYSMIDGLAKTAPLVKKTAALGMPAVAITDYTNLCGLVKFYGAAHGAGVKPIIGADFMVSSELMGDELTHITVLAANNTGYQNLTLLISRAYQRGYGVAGPIIDRDWLADLQEGLILLSGGRRGDVGKSLLRGNPALVSQCLEFYQQHFPNRYYLELIRTGRPDEESYLHAAVELAIAEGIPVVATNEVCFINAEDFDAHEIRVAIHDGFTLDDPKRPRNYSPQQYLRSEEEMCELFSDIPEALENSVEIAKRCNVTIRLGEYFLPQFPTGEMTTEDFLVLKSKEGLEERLEFLFPDPQVRAEKRVEYDDRLDIELKVINQMGFPGYFLIVMEFIQWSKDNGVPVGPGRGSGAGSLVAYALKITDLDPLEFDLLFERFLNPERVSMPDFDVDFCMEKRDQVIEHVAEMYGRQAVSQIITFGTMAAKAVIRDVGRVLGHPYGFVDRISKLVPPDPGMTLEKAFAAEPQLPEIYEADEEVKALIDMARKLEGVTRNAGKHAGGVVIAPTQITDFAPLYCDENGNHPVTQFDKNDVEYAGLVKFDFLGLRTLTIIDWALKMINARREKQGEPPIDIAAIPLDDKKSFDMLQRSETTAVFQLESRGMKDLIKRLKPDCFEDMIALVALFRPGPLQSGMVDNFIDRKHGREEISYPDIQWQHESLKPVLEPTYGIILYQEQVMQIAQVLAGYSLGGADMLRRAMGKKNPVEMAKQRGGFEDGAKSRGIDGELSVKIFDLVEKFAGYGFNKSHSAAYALVSYQTLWLKAHYPAEFMAAVMTADMDNTEKVVSLVDECWRMGLKILPPDINSGLYHFHVNNDGEIVYGIGAIKGVGEGPIEAILEARNEGGYFRELFDLCARTDTKKINRRVLEKLIMSGAFDRLGPHRAALMSALGDALKAADQHAKAEAIGQADMFGVLAEAPEQVEKSYSDVTPWPEQIQLDGERETLGLYLTGHPINQYLKEIERYVGGTRLKDMHPTDRGKITTAAGLVVAARVMVTKRGNRIGICTLDDRSGRLEVMLFTDALDKYQQLLEKDRILIVSGQVSFDDFSGGLKMTARELMDIDEAREKYARGLAISLTDRQIDDQLLNRLRQSLEPHRSGTIPVHLYYQREDARAKLRFGAAWRVSPSDRLLNDLRSLIGSEQVELEFD; encoded by the coding sequence ATGGCTGAACCTCGTTTTATTCACCTGCGCGTTCATAGCGATTACTCCATGATTGATGGACTCGCCAAAACCGCTCCGTTGGTGAAAAAAACGGCGGCGCTCGGCATGCCTGCTGTCGCGATTACTGACTACACCAACCTGTGCGGTCTGGTGAAGTTCTACGGTGCGGCACATGGTGCCGGGGTTAAACCGATTATTGGTGCCGACTTTATGGTGTCCAGCGAGCTGATGGGCGATGAGCTGACCCATATTACCGTGCTGGCCGCCAACAACACCGGTTATCAGAATCTGACATTACTGATTTCCCGCGCCTATCAGCGTGGTTATGGCGTGGCCGGGCCGATTATCGATCGTGACTGGCTGGCCGATCTGCAGGAAGGATTGATACTGTTATCCGGTGGCCGCCGTGGTGATGTGGGTAAAAGCCTGCTGCGCGGTAATCCGGCGTTGGTGTCGCAGTGCCTGGAGTTTTATCAGCAACACTTTCCGAATCGCTACTATCTGGAACTGATCCGCACCGGCCGCCCGGATGAAGAGAGCTACCTGCATGCCGCCGTTGAGCTGGCAATTGCTGAAGGTATTCCGGTGGTGGCGACTAATGAAGTCTGCTTTATTAATGCAGAAGACTTCGATGCGCATGAAATCCGCGTGGCGATCCACGATGGTTTTACCCTCGACGATCCCAAACGTCCGCGTAACTACAGTCCTCAGCAATATTTGCGCAGCGAAGAGGAGATGTGCGAGCTGTTCTCGGACATTCCGGAAGCGCTGGAAAACAGCGTAGAAATTGCTAAGCGTTGTAACGTCACCATTCGTCTGGGCGAATACTTCCTGCCGCAATTCCCGACCGGCGAGATGACCACCGAAGATTTCCTGGTGCTGAAATCTAAAGAAGGTCTGGAAGAGCGTCTGGAATTCCTGTTCCCGGATCCGCAAGTACGCGCTGAAAAACGCGTGGAATATGATGACCGCCTCGATATCGAACTGAAAGTTATCAACCAGATGGGCTTCCCTGGTTACTTTCTGATCGTTATGGAGTTTATCCAGTGGTCGAAGGACAACGGCGTGCCGGTTGGCCCTGGTCGTGGTTCCGGTGCCGGTTCACTGGTGGCGTACGCCTTAAAAATTACCGACCTCGATCCGCTGGAGTTTGATCTGCTGTTCGAACGCTTCCTTAACCCGGAGCGTGTGTCGATGCCTGACTTTGACGTCGACTTCTGTATGGAGAAGCGCGATCAGGTGATTGAGCACGTGGCCGAGATGTATGGTCGCCAGGCGGTATCGCAGATTATTACCTTTGGTACTATGGCGGCGAAAGCGGTAATCCGCGACGTCGGTCGTGTACTGGGACACCCTTACGGTTTTGTCGATCGTATTTCGAAACTGGTGCCGCCCGATCCGGGCATGACGCTGGAAAAAGCCTTCGCCGCTGAACCGCAGTTGCCGGAAATCTATGAGGCGGATGAAGAGGTTAAAGCGCTGATTGATATGGCGCGTAAGCTGGAAGGGGTAACGCGTAACGCCGGTAAACACGCCGGTGGTGTGGTGATCGCACCGACGCAAATTACCGATTTTGCACCGCTGTACTGCGATGAAAACGGTAATCATCCGGTTACCCAGTTCGATAAAAATGACGTCGAGTATGCCGGGCTGGTGAAGTTTGACTTCCTTGGTCTGCGTACCCTGACCATCATCGACTGGGCATTGAAAATGATCAATGCCCGCCGTGAGAAGCAGGGTGAGCCGCCGATTGATATCGCTGCCATCCCGCTGGATGACAAGAAAAGCTTCGACATGCTACAGCGCTCGGAAACCACTGCGGTCTTCCAGCTTGAATCGCGCGGCATGAAAGATCTGATCAAACGCCTGAAGCCTGACTGCTTTGAAGATATGATCGCTCTGGTGGCACTCTTCCGCCCTGGTCCACTGCAGTCGGGAATGGTAGATAACTTTATAGACCGTAAGCATGGTCGCGAAGAGATTTCCTACCCGGATATTCAGTGGCAGCATGAGTCACTGAAGCCGGTACTGGAGCCAACCTACGGCATCATCCTGTATCAGGAACAGGTTATGCAGATTGCGCAGGTGCTGGCCGGATACAGCCTTGGCGGCGCGGATATGCTGCGTCGCGCAATGGGTAAAAAGAATCCGGTCGAGATGGCCAAACAGCGCGGTGGCTTCGAGGACGGAGCGAAATCTCGCGGCATTGATGGCGAACTGTCGGTTAAAATCTTCGATCTGGTAGAGAAGTTCGCCGGTTATGGCTTCAACAAGTCGCACTCCGCCGCGTATGCTTTAGTCTCTTACCAGACGCTGTGGCTGAAAGCGCACTATCCGGCTGAATTTATGGCGGCGGTAATGACCGCCGATATGGATAACACCGAAAAAGTGGTGTCGCTGGTGGACGAGTGCTGGCGCATGGGCTTAAAAATTCTGCCGCCGGATATTAACTCGGGCCTGTATCATTTCCACGTCAATAATGACGGCGAGATTGTTTACGGTATTGGCGCGATCAAAGGTGTGGGTGAAGGTCCGATCGAGGCGATCCTCGAAGCGCGTAATGAAGGCGGCTATTTCCGCGAGCTGTTTGATCTCTGCGCGCGCACTGATACTAAAAAAATTAACCGTCGGGTGCTGGAAAAGTTGATCATGTCCGGGGCGTTCGATCGCCTGGGGCCGCACCGTGCTGCGCTGATGAGCGCGCTGGGCGATGCGCTGAAAGCTGCCGATCAGCACGCCAAAGCCGAAGCTATCGGCCAGGCTGATATGTTTGGCGTGCTGGCCGAGGCGCCGGAGCAGGTGGAGAAATCCTATTCCGACGTCACGCCGTGGCCGGAACAGATTCAGCTGGACGGTGAGCGCGAAACGTTAGGGCTTTATCTCACCGGCCATCCGATCAATCAGTACCTGAAAGAAATTGAGCGCTATGTAGGTGGTACGCGCCTGAAAGACATGCACCCGACCGATCGTGGTAAGATCACCACGGCTGCCGGTCTGGTGGTGGCGGCCCGCGTAATGGTAACAAAACGCGGTAACCGTATTGGCATCTGCACGCTGGACGACCGTTCTGGTCGGCTGGAAGTGATGTTGTTCACAGATGCGTTAGATAAGTACCAGCAGCTGCTGGAGAAAGACCGTATCCTGATCGTCAGCGGACAAGTCAGCTTTGATGACTTCAGTGGTGGCCTTAAGATGACCGCCCGTGAACTGATGGACATCGACGAAGCACGCGAAAAATATGCACGCGGGCTTGCTATCTCGCTGACGGACAGGCAAATTGATGACCAGCTTTTGAACCGTCTCCGTCAATCCCTGGAACCCCATCGTTCGGGAACCATTCCGGTACATCTCTACTATCAGAGAGAGGATGCGCGGGCGAAGCTGCGCTTCGGTGCAGCGTGGCGTGTATCGCCCAGCGATCGTTTACTTAACGATCTACGTTCGTTGATAGGATCGGAGCAGGTGGAACTGGAGTTTGACTAA
- the lpxA gene encoding acyl-ACP--UDP-N-acetylglucosamine O-acyltransferase, whose product MIDQTAVIHPSSIVEEGAVIGARVHIGPFCFIGANVEIGEGTVLKSHVVINGHTRIGKDNEIYQFASIGEVNQDLKYAGEPTRVEIGDRNRIRESVTIHRGTTQGGDVTKIGSDNLLMINAHIAHDCVVGNRCIFANNATLGGHVTVDDFAIIGGMTAVHQFCIIGAHVMVGGCSGVAQDVPPFVIAQGNHATPYGINIEGLKRRGFSKEALHAIRNAYKLLYRSGRTLDEVKPEIAEIAQAHPEVQPFYDFFARSTRGLIR is encoded by the coding sequence GTGATAGACCAAACCGCCGTAATCCATCCGAGTTCAATTGTTGAAGAGGGTGCCGTTATTGGCGCTCGCGTTCATATTGGCCCATTTTGCTTTATTGGCGCTAACGTTGAGATTGGTGAAGGCACCGTACTGAAATCGCATGTGGTGATTAATGGCCACACGCGCATTGGCAAAGATAATGAGATCTACCAGTTTGCTTCGATCGGTGAAGTAAATCAGGATCTCAAATATGCCGGTGAACCGACGCGTGTGGAAATTGGCGATCGCAACCGCATTCGCGAGAGCGTCACTATCCACCGTGGAACCACTCAGGGCGGTGACGTCACGAAAATTGGCAGCGATAACCTGCTGATGATCAATGCGCACATCGCGCATGACTGCGTGGTCGGTAACCGCTGTATTTTTGCCAATAATGCTACGCTCGGTGGCCATGTCACAGTCGATGATTTTGCGATTATCGGCGGCATGACGGCGGTTCATCAGTTCTGCATCATCGGTGCACACGTGATGGTCGGCGGTTGTTCCGGTGTGGCCCAGGATGTACCGCCATTTGTGATTGCGCAGGGTAACCACGCAACCCCTTATGGTATCAACATCGAAGGGCTTAAACGCCGTGGCTTCAGTAAAGAAGCGCTGCACGCGATTCGTAATGCCTACAAACTGCTGTATCGCAGTGGCCGCACGTTGGATGAAGTGAAGCCTGAAATTGCTGAGATTGCGCAGGCGCATCCTGAAGTGCAGCCCTTCTACGATTTCTTTGCGCGTTCAACGCGAGGTCTGATTCGTTAA